In the Weissella koreensis KACC 15510 genome, TTATAGAAAATATAACGTTTGGCATCCGCACCGTGTAAAAAGCCATTTGCCATGTGTTTGAAGGTCACACCAGTCACCTTATCAACACCGATACCCGCACGTGGACCAGTTCCAGCTAAAGTCAAGGTATTGACAAGATTGGCATCAAGTCTGACAATTTCTTGGGCGATAAAGCCGCCCATGGAAAGACCAAGGAGATTGATTTTTTGGTAACCCAGCGCCTTGATAATAGCAATGGCTTGGTCTGCCATGCAAGGAATGCTTTCCGCAATTTTCCCCTCACTGGCACCAACACCTGGCAAATCCATGACAATGATGTGGTTCTTTTCTGCTAGGTTATCAATGAGTTTTGGATCCCAATTGTCCATGGTCGCTGCCAAATGCACCAACATGACAAGCGGATATTGTGACTTACCTTGTCCAAGTTCACGGTAGGCGATTTTCAAGCCTTCGACGGTGATGTATTGATTTTTCGTTTGTAAGTATGACATTTTATTTTTCTCCGAAGGTGATAACGGTCTTACCACGTGAACGTCCATTTGCGACCTTGTC is a window encoding:
- a CDS encoding alpha/beta fold hydrolase is translated as MSYLQTKNQYITVEGLKIAYRELGQGKSQYPLVMLVHLAATMDNWDPKLIDNLAEKNHIIVMDLPGVGASEGKIAESIPCMADQAIAIIKALGYQKINLLGLSMGGFIAQEIVRLDANLVNTLTLAGTGPRAGIGVDKVTGVTFKHMANGFLHGADAKRYIFYNPDKAGKVEAHKVLDRLASRPKDAKDKDMKVSSFLKQLKAIKSWGKAEQDTLDFIKVPTFIVNGDNDVMVPTQNSYDMHEKIQDSKLIIYPDAGHGAIFQYAEEFVDELNNFLN